One part of the Tunicatimonas pelagia genome encodes these proteins:
- a CDS encoding deoxynucleoside kinase, with translation MIIAVSGNIGAGKTTLVKRLATHFEARAELEAVQDNPYLNDFYEDMARWAFPLQIYFLSHRFEQGVRLASCTEHIILDRTIYEDAHIFAANLFKSGYLSDRDYQNYCHLYETMIGLVPPPDLIIFLKGSIPTLQQRIQQRHSTQDHQRKNEDTIPTEYLQNLNNHYEQWMNNFSRCPIFTIDIDLVDLAEEPSFQELLDEIAPYLPVL, from the coding sequence ATGATTATTGCCGTATCGGGAAATATTGGGGCGGGAAAAACCACATTAGTCAAGCGTTTGGCCACGCACTTCGAAGCAAGGGCTGAACTGGAAGCAGTCCAGGACAACCCCTATCTGAATGATTTTTATGAGGATATGGCACGCTGGGCATTTCCCTTACAAATTTATTTTCTGAGCCATCGGTTTGAACAGGGAGTGCGCTTGGCTTCTTGTACCGAGCATATTATCTTAGACCGCACCATCTACGAAGACGCTCATATCTTTGCTGCCAACCTATTCAAGTCCGGCTACCTGAGTGACCGGGATTATCAGAACTACTGCCATCTGTACGAAACCATGATCGGCTTGGTGCCCCCACCTGATTTAATTATTTTTCTGAAAGGAAGCATACCCACTCTGCAACAACGTATTCAGCAGCGACATAGTACCCAAGACCATCAGCGAAAAAACGAAGATACTATTCCTACCGAGTATCTTCAGAACCTGAATAACCATTACGAGCAGTGGATGAACAATTTTTCACGTTGCCCGATTTTTACAATTGATATTGATTTAGTAGATTTAGCTGAAGAGCCATCGTTTCAGGAACTCTTAGACGAGATTGCCCCTTACTTACCTGTACTATGA